In Hwangdonia lutea, a single window of DNA contains:
- a CDS encoding tetratricopeptide repeat protein: MKQAIYILAFLFSTFAFTQNNLLFEQANTLYNQGKYAEAIDKYTVILETGNHSSELYFNLANAHYKLNNIAPSIYFYEKALLLSPHDEEIKNNMAFAKNMTIDAIDVVPETGISKFIKSTTNMMAYDAWAKTSVAFVLCFVILFLIYYFAYSTINKRLAFIGSLTSLFLMCVALAFAFHKFNMDKKNKPAIVFAQESKVKSEPNSRSEESFRLHEGTKVQVLDTVNQWKKIKLADGKTGWISSNDIKLLNDF; this comes from the coding sequence ATGAAGCAAGCCATATACATTTTAGCCTTTTTATTTAGCACCTTTGCTTTTACTCAAAACAACCTACTTTTTGAGCAAGCAAATACTTTATACAATCAAGGGAAATATGCCGAAGCCATAGATAAATACACCGTTATTTTAGAAACCGGTAACCACTCAAGCGAACTGTATTTTAACCTAGCCAATGCGCATTACAAATTAAACAACATAGCGCCAAGTATTTACTTTTACGAAAAAGCATTACTGTTATCGCCTCATGATGAAGAGATAAAAAACAACATGGCTTTTGCTAAAAACATGACCATTGATGCCATTGATGTTGTTCCAGAAACGGGCATATCAAAATTCATAAAAAGTACCACAAACATGATGGCTTACGATGCTTGGGCAAAAACATCGGTTGCTTTTGTACTGTGTTTTGTCATTCTATTTTTAATCTATTATTTTGCGTATTCAACAATTAACAAACGTCTTGCTTTTATTGGTAGTTTAACCAGTTTGTTTTTAATGTGTGTTGCTTTAGCGTTTGCTTTTCATAAATTTAATATGGATAAAAAGAATAAACCGGCCATTGTTTTTGCGCAGGAAAGCAAAGTAAAAAGCGAACCAAATTCTAGAAGCGAAGAATCTTTTAGACTGCACGAAGGCACTAAAGTTCAGGTTTTAGATACGGTGAACCAATGGAAAAAAATAAAATTAGCCGATGGTAAAACGGGATGGATTTCATCCAACGATATTAAATTGTTGAATGATTTTTAG